The following proteins come from a genomic window of Trifolium pratense cultivar HEN17-A07 linkage group LG4, ARS_RC_1.1, whole genome shotgun sequence:
- the LOC123881872 gene encoding 3-ketoacyl-CoA synthase 2-like, whose protein sequence is MFIDRNHIQQHIMSLFSMSFLFLSQSMFSTLSTIGHFPNIQILFKSSNIFSLLFWCSIIAFIATFYQKKCSKKVYLVDFACYNPLPRWNCSKDKFIEQLRCGGHIKDESIDFQKKILDGSGFGDKAYVPEPLLENPPNICTIEARKETESVIFGAIDELLLKTKMKVEDIEILITNCSIFNPSPSLSAMVVNHYKLKHQILCYNLSGMGCSAGLIAIDLARQLLQVHPNSYALVVSTENMNNGYYLGNNRSMLVTNCLFRIGGAAILLSNISSDSYRSKYHLKHTVRTHKGSHDNCYNSVFQKEDETNKFTGISLSKDLMNTAGFALKSNITTLGKSVLPLVEQFKFVSTFVVKKYFNNKVKVYTPDFKLCFEHFCIHTGGKAVLDEVQKVLRLSDFQIEPSRTTLYRCGNTSSSSIWYVLAYCEAKGRIRKGDRIWQIAFGSGFKCNTAVWCALRDVDPIKEINPWMDEISQFPVDVSI, encoded by the exons atgTTCATAGATAGGAACCATATCCAACAACATATCATGAGTTTGTTTTCAATGTCATTCCTTTTCTTATCTCAATCCATGTTTTCTACCCTCTCTACCATTGGCCACTTTCCAAATATCCAAATATTATTCAAGTCTAGTAAtattttttcacttttattttGGTGTTCCATAATAGCATTTATAGCAACATTTTACCAAAAGAAATGCTCAAAAAAGGTTTATCTAGTGGATTTTGCATGTTATAATCCTTTACCTAGATGGAATTGTAGTAAGGACAAGTTTATAGAACAATTAAGATGTGGAGGACATATTAAGGATGAGAGCATAGATTTCCAAAAGAAAATTCTAGATGGGTCTGGATTTGGAGATAAGGCTTATGTGCCAGAGCCCTTACTAGAAAACCCACCAAACATTTGCACTATTGAAGCAAGGAAAGAAACAGAATCGGTTATTTTTGGTGCTATTGATGAGCTTTTATTGAAGACAAAAATGAAGGTTGAGGATATAGAAATTCTTATAACAAATTGTAGCATATTCAATCCTTCACCTTCTCTTAGTGCTATGGTTGTTAACCATTACAAGCTTAAGCATCAAATTTTGTGCTATAATTTAAGTGGTATGGGTTGTAGTGCTGGACTCATAGCCATCGACCTTGCCAGACAACTCCTACAG gtaCATCCAAACTCATATGCCTTAGTAGTGagcacagaaaatatgaacaatgGATATTACTTGGGAAACAACAGATCAATGCTTGTCACAAATTGTCTCTTTCGTATAGGTGGTGCAGCAATTTTACTCTCAAACATTTCTTCAGATTCTTATCGTTCAAAGTATCACCTTAAACACACTGTTCGTACTCACAAAGGTTCACATGATAATTGTTACAATTCAGTGTTTCAAAAAGAagatgaaacaaacaaattcacAGGAATATCGCTTTCAAAAGACTTAATGAATACAGCTGGTTTTGCACTTAAATCAAACATCACAACACTTGGAAAATCTGTTTTACCTTTAGTAGaacaattcaaatttgtttCAACTTTTGTGGTAAAGAAGTATTTTAACAACAAAGTGAAGGTTTATACACCTGATTTTAAGTTGTGTTTTGAGCACTTTTGTATTCATACTGGTGGAAAAGCTGTTCTAGATGAGGTACAAAAAGTGCTTAGATTAAGTGATTTTCAAATAGAGCCTTCAAGAACGACACTTTATAGATGTGGTAATACTTCAAGTAGTTCTATTTGGTATGTGTTGGCATATTGTGAAGCTAAAGGGAGAATAAGAAAAGGTGATAGGATTTGGCAAATTGCATTTGGATCTGGATTTAAGTGTAATACTGCTGTTTGGTGTGCTTTAAGGGATGTTGATCCAATTAAGGAGATTAATCCTTGGATGGATGAGATAAGTCAGTTTCCTGTTGATGTTTCAATTTGA
- the LOC123882057 gene encoding uncharacterized protein LOC123882057 — protein MEGRPNSQNPLFVNVASGEGIGEEILGTDISNGGPSYSVGGGSSNPDESLDGSFDEIWNDTEDQSFGYGCEVEAVVIKDMADIMKIDLNNFRVADVRKYEFVGLDVAYMFYCWFAKTSGFSVRKGHVVRNHEGNILQQTFLCSCEGFREDSGLPLHLWKKKNTVHYLEWKLKYILLFNVNLYLSLCV, from the exons ATGGAGGGTAGACCAAACAGTCAAAATCCATTGTTCGTGAACGTAGCTTCAGGGGAA GGCATAGGAGAAGAAATTCTGGGTACTGACATATCAAATGGGGGACCTAGCTACTCTGTTGGAGGTGGTAGTTCAAACCCAGATGAAAGTTTAGATGGGTCATTTGATGAGATTTGGAATGATACAGAGGATCAAAGTTTTGGTTATGGTTGTGAAGTAGAAGCGGTTGTAATTAAAGATATGGCTGATATAATGAAGATCGACTTAAACAATTTTCGTGTAGCAGATGTACGAAAGTATGAATTTGTTGGGCTGGATGTCGCATACATGTTTTATTGTTGGTTTGCCAAAACTTCTGGGTTCTCTGTTCGCAAAGGTCATGTGGTTAGAAATCACGAAGGGAACATTCTACAACAAACATTTTTATGTTCATGTGAAGGCTTTAGAGAGGATAGTggattaccacttcatctatggaaaaaaaaaaacacagttcACTACCTAGAATGGAAACTAAAATACATTTTACTATTTAACGTGAATTTATATTTGTCTTTATGTGTATAA